One genomic segment of Amycolatopsis sp. Hca4 includes these proteins:
- the fxsT gene encoding FxSxx-COOH system tetratricopeptide repeat protein encodes MPTSPVSPQSDPSRSSGSVPPAYEIRNSQGVQAGDYNIQYNTVLRAPLPAMETVPALPGLSQLPPETGLFVGRSGELEQLDKALSVSGRAAVVAVHGLGGVGKSTLAAQFAHLNAARFEFRWWITADSPAAIDGGLAELAVALLPAVVDRPVEERIALGLRWLATHDKWLLILDNLTAPSHAAPLLERVRSGTVVITSRQSTGWRDLTAVPLDVLAPDEALGLLERIVRVEWPEADLAEGERLCAELGWLPLAVEQAAAYIAQTRITPARYLDLLAQLPARMFTATAEGGDAQRTIGRVWRVTLDHLASTPSAGRLLRVLAWYASDEIPRALLDDIFAEPDLLDAVGRLAAYSMISLTADTIGVHRLVQAVARTPDHEDPHRRPEDIVTACVAATVALNNAVGELDHRNPSSWAAYRAIQPHARALFDHTAPDVDTEDMSILLIKIGVYLDSQGDTASAIAYLTRAAQGSERRPGPDQSTTLAALTNLANAYWAAGDLDQAIPLTESTLAKSLIEHGPDDRSTQVLRNNLANVYKSAGDLERAIPLLESAVSDRERLWGIDHPDTLTARNNLANAYHDARDFSRAIELHASVVADRTRVLGADHPATLNSRHNLAHGYQGRGDVEQAKLLYVSIVSDRTRVLGSDHRDTLGTQHNLANVFRQEGDFMRAIRLHKSVLSRYLETLGADHPNTLNSQLSVANTYRSAGNLAQAIRWHESAAAEHVRALGVDHLDTLRSQIGLADAYEEKGNLEQAIQLYESISTRIVAVLGLVHPETLYVRSSLATAYASVGDLGRGVTLLESTAADCVRVLGSADILTLTAQNNLATAYATAGNRKRATALLESVMADCLRVLGSDHVTTIEVRKNLEAVLKVDRRKPTSPPVG; translated from the coding sequence ATGCCTACAAGCCCGGTCTCCCCGCAATCCGACCCTTCCCGGTCTTCGGGTTCGGTTCCGCCTGCATACGAGATTCGCAATAGCCAAGGTGTACAGGCAGGCGACTACAACATCCAGTACAACACTGTGTTGCGGGCCCCATTGCCCGCGATGGAGACAGTGCCCGCGCTGCCGGGGCTATCCCAGCTCCCTCCCGAGACAGGGCTGTTCGTGGGGCGATCCGGCGAATTGGAGCAGCTTGATAAGGCATTGAGCGTTTCCGGGCGGGCAGCGGTGGTCGCGGTCCACGGTCTGGGCGGGGTGGGTAAGAGCACGCTTGCGGCCCAGTTCGCCCACCTCAACGCCGCTCGATTCGAGTTCCGATGGTGGATCACCGCGGACTCCCCGGCTGCCATCGACGGCGGCTTGGCCGAACTTGCAGTAGCCCTCCTGCCGGCCGTGGTAGATCGTCCGGTAGAAGAGCGCATTGCCCTGGGGTTGCGGTGGCTGGCCACGCACGACAAGTGGCTGCTGATACTGGACAACCTCACCGCTCCCAGCCACGCCGCCCCTCTCTTAGAACGAGTGCGCTCCGGCACCGTCGTCATCACCAGTCGACAGAGCACCGGCTGGCGAGACCTGACAGCGGTTCCGCTTGACGTGTTGGCCCCGGACGAAGCTCTCGGTCTACTTGAGCGAATTGTTCGGGTCGAATGGCCCGAGGCGGACCTAGCCGAGGGAGAGCGGCTATGTGCGGAGCTGGGGTGGTTGCCATTAGCGGTAGAGCAAGCTGCCGCCTACATCGCACAGACGCGAATCACCCCGGCTCGCTATCTGGACCTGCTGGCACAGTTGCCGGCGCGGATGTTCACCGCAACCGCCGAGGGCGGCGACGCGCAACGAACGATAGGCAGAGTCTGGCGAGTCACCTTAGATCACCTGGCTAGCACTCCTTCAGCAGGGCGACTACTCCGAGTCCTGGCGTGGTACGCATCCGACGAGATCCCGCGTGCGCTCCTGGACGACATCTTCGCTGAGCCTGACCTGCTGGACGCTGTTGGCAGATTGGCTGCCTACAGCATGATCAGCCTCACCGCCGACACGATTGGTGTACACCGCCTGGTGCAGGCTGTGGCTCGCACCCCTGATCATGAGGACCCTCATCGGCGCCCTGAAGACATTGTCACTGCCTGCGTCGCCGCTACCGTTGCTCTCAATAACGCCGTCGGCGAACTTGATCACCGCAATCCATCTTCTTGGGCCGCCTATCGGGCGATCCAGCCCCATGCCCGTGCCTTGTTCGACCACACCGCCCCTGACGTCGACACGGAGGACATGAGTATTCTCCTGATCAAAATAGGGGTCTACCTCGACAGTCAGGGCGATACAGCGTCCGCCATCGCCTACCTTACCCGTGCCGCTCAAGGATCTGAGCGCCGTCCTGGCCCCGACCAATCGACCACGCTGGCCGCACTGACAAATCTGGCCAACGCTTACTGGGCAGCGGGCGACCTCGACCAGGCGATTCCTCTGACCGAATCGACTCTTGCTAAGAGTCTTATCGAACACGGCCCTGACGACAGAAGTACACAAGTATTGCGGAACAATCTGGCCAATGTCTACAAATCCGCGGGGGATCTTGAGCGCGCGATTCCGCTCCTGGAGTCCGCCGTTTCCGACCGTGAACGACTATGGGGAATCGATCACCCAGACACATTGACAGCGAGGAATAATCTGGCGAACGCCTACCATGACGCTAGAGATTTCTCACGGGCAATTGAATTGCATGCCTCCGTTGTGGCCGACAGAACGAGGGTCTTAGGCGCCGATCATCCGGCCACGCTCAACTCGCGACACAATCTAGCGCACGGATATCAGGGAAGGGGCGATGTAGAACAGGCCAAGTTGCTCTATGTTTCAATAGTTTCTGACCGAACGAGAGTGTTGGGCAGCGACCATAGGGACACGCTGGGTACGCAGCACAACTTGGCGAACGTTTTTAGGCAGGAAGGCGACTTCATGCGGGCGATCCGACTGCATAAGTCCGTCCTTAGTCGCTATCTCGAGACGCTAGGGGCTGATCACCCGAACACTCTCAACTCGCAATTAAGCGTTGCGAACACTTACCGTAGCGCGGGCAATCTGGCGCAGGCTATCCGCTGGCACGAGTCTGCCGCTGCAGAGCACGTCAGGGCTTTGGGTGTCGATCATCTGGATACGCTAAGGTCGCAGATAGGCCTGGCGGACGCCTATGAGGAAAAAGGCAACTTAGAACAAGCAATCCAGCTTTATGAATCAATTTCTACCAGAATTGTAGCCGTTTTGGGGTTAGTTCACCCCGAAACGCTGTATGTTCGAAGCAGTCTGGCCACAGCTTACGCCTCGGTGGGCGACTTGGGGCGAGGAGTCACGCTTTTGGAATCCACCGCGGCAGACTGTGTACGAGTGCTTGGGTCCGCTGATATTCTTACCTTGACTGCGCAGAACAACCTTGCCACTGCCTATGCCACCGCCGGCAACCGAAAGCGGGCGACTGCTCTGCTGGAGTCCGTCATGGCCGACTGTTTGCGGGTGCTGGGGTCAGATCATGTCACTACAATTGAAGTCCGCAAAAACTTAGAAGCCGTTCTAAAGGTTGATCGCCGTAAACCCACTTCGCCGCCAGTTGGCTAA